The DNA region GTCCGACGGATAGGTGAACGTCACCTTGTACTGCACGCCGGCGCGGCGCGCCTGTTCAAGCGTCTTCCAGTCCGTCGCTACTACCTTGAGCTCGAAGATATAGGAGTGCGTCGCCGTACGAATCATCATGTTCGTATCGACGTCGACGTTCTTCGGCTTGATATAGAACACGTTGTCGCGGCGCGTCAGTTCCCAGCCGCTGCTGAAACCGGTGCTGAAATCCAGCACCTTCTCGTTCGGGTTCAGCTCGATCTGCGTGGTGATGCCAAGGCCTGTACGCACGGTGTAGATGTGGTCGGGCTGGTATTCATACGGGGTCACGACCTGAGGGGTGACGACCTGGGCGCTGACGGCGCCTGCCAGCGAGGTAATCGCGAGGCAGGTGAGCATGGCCAGTCGGAGTGTGCTGGAACCTTTCATCAACGGCGCCCTCCATTGGCGGCGTTTTGCGGGACGGCCTGCGGCGCGACCGGCGCGGCAGATTCGGGAATGGGCGGTGCCGAGAGAGGCGCAGCCTGCGCGCCCTGCGGGATGGCGGAGGGTGCGCCCGACGTTTCTGGAGCGGTCGACGGCGCGCCAGTCGGCGCAGCGGAAGGATCCTGCGTGGCGGGTACCTCCGGCGGCGGGCCTTCGGCGTAATCGTTGTCGACGCGATATGTGGTGACCTGGAATCCGAGCGGATTCTCGACGCGATACTGATCGTCCATCTTCAGGTTCGGCTTATAGGTGAATTCCATTGTCGCGATCTTGCTGTCGAGAGGCACCGTCACACCAGTCTGCTTGTTGAAAACAGACCGCTGGAAGCGAACGGTCGCGCCCTTGGGCGTCGCACCGTTCCCACCGCCGATCAATACGATGCTGAGGATCTTGACGCGGATCGCGCGCTCGCGACCATAAGTCTTGAACGGGGCGTCGGGATTCGACTGGGCGTGCAGGTTGACATAGACCTGCGCGACGGAAGGCGACGACATGGTCAGCACCGTGGCCCAGTCACGCATATTGATGATCGCGACGTCGAACGATTCACGCGCGAGAATGAAGTGCGCAATGTTGCTGCGGTTCACGGCCTCGCTGGCCGTGACGCGGCGGCTGAACACGTCGTCCGTCAGCTGGGCGACTGAGCTAAGGCCCGAATTCGCGTCCGCCATGACGATGTACGGCACTTTTTCCTTCAGCGGAAGCATGTAGAAATAGCCGCCGAGGAGGATCAGCGACATGATGATGGAGGCGAACGCCACCATCCATGCGCGACGTTCGCTGCGCCGGGCGAGGTCGCCTACCGCGATTTCGAAATCGACGGATTTCGCTACCGCGGCGTCGATCTTCGGAGATTCTTTTTTGTTACGCATTTAACGAATGCCTGCCTTGGTCACAACGCTGGATCGGATCAGTTAGCGGCCGTCTTCGCACCAGGAACCGGTGCGGCGGAAGTGTGGTTCGTCTGCGGAGCATCTGGCGTGGCGTTGTCGGCACTGGCCTTGCGTTCAGAGGCCGACGCGGGGGTGCCGGCGGCCGGGACGATGGCACTCGCTTCCTCGACCACGATGACCGGGCCGTCGATAAGTACGACGACACCCTGCGGCGCGTAGATGGCGCTCAGCTGAGAGGCAGCGTCGCGTCCTTCGGTCGTATGGATCGACGAGGTGCTTTTCGGCAGCGTGAAGTCGGACCGAAGTTTGTAGTTGAGCTTCATGCCGGTGTCCGAAGACCAGCGCGTCAGCATCACCTTCAGCGTGCCGTCCATCGGCGCCGCGTAGTACGTGTACGGCACGGCGAGCGGGATCTCGACCACCTTGTCGTCGTACTTGTTGACCGGACGCCAGCGACCGCCGAAGTCCTTCGCCGGCGGCGTGCCGCATGCGGACAGCAGCAGGACAAACCCGGAGACGAGGAAGAGAGTAAGGGCAGGGTGCAGGATTTTTTTCACGCGTGGCTCGTAAGTCATGAAAAGCAAACAGAAAACATCAGCGGCCCTCGTCGCGGAAGCCCGGACGCGGGGTCGAGAAACCGTTTACATCGCTACGAAAATGACGACGGAACGTGCGGCCTGGCGACTTGCCAGGCCGGTATCGGTCGATGAGCCGTGGCGCGACGCGCGCCAACGGCAAAGGACTCCCCTGGAGGAGCTGGAACCTCGGGCCAACCGGCCCCGAGCGATATGCAAATCATCCATAGAACATCCTGTATCGAGCGCCTGCGCGCCCTTGCATTACGTGCCAGCAAAGAATGGCCGCACGACCCCCGGAGCGATAGAGATATCGCCACTCGCAGTTGCCGCACCGAACCAGTGATTCCCCAAAACGTTTCTGCGGATCTCAGTCCACGTTGTTAAGATAGCGCAACGTCGCATTCCTGGCTAGTGGGCTGTATAACCGTTTTCTGTGGCGAATATCACACAAATTCAGCCCTTATCATGTCTTGAACTAACCGAAAGTTGACGCAGATCACATTCTTGCCGTGCGTTACGGCTTACGAGAATGTTTGGAATGTGTATGTCTCGTGAAGGTTGCGCTTGAAACCAAGGCGCACGCTTCCACGCGGATGCAAACGTTGTCACTTTGCGATGTCACTCGTGCGACAGCCGTGTCTCTGGCTGAGTTTTTGCCGCATTCAAAAACGGGGGTGCCATGCTGAAGGAGGAGCGCCGGTGATGGCAATGTGCGCCGCCCTGAAAAACATGTGAGCAACGGCCAACCGTTGCCCTCAGTGGCCCAGGCGGTGCCAGCGTTTACCGACGTAGACGCACACGCCGCCTTCAGGGCAGGGTTGCAGGCGCCCGTGCGCGCGCGCTTCCTGAACCTCGTCGAACCACGCGGCTTCGTCCATACGCTTGTAAATAGTCCAGCTGAGCACGCAAGCGCCACAGATCGCGAAGACCGCCGCCGCGCCCGCGGCGGCCAGCGCCTTCCACGCGCTGATGGCGTGCAGGCGTCTCAGGGCGTGGACGTTCGCTTCCAGCGCCGTACTTGCACGTGTCAGCCGGGTCGACGCCTGCGTCATCGCACGCTCGAGATCGCCGGCGGCAGCGGCGGCGCTGGCGACGATCGCGTCGCCAGCGCGCATGGCAAGTTCGGCGGTCGCGTCGCGTGCGCTTGTCTCCGCGGTCAGTGCGAGCGACTCCGCCGCGCGGACGAGTTCGGCGTGCGACAACTCCGCCTGTCGCGTCAGGCGCTCGCCCAGGCCCTGCAGGCCGGAAGCGAACATGCCGAGTTTGACCGTGATCTCTTCAGCGTCGGTCCGGGTCATCGGCAGCATGTCAGAGCGCCATCGCTGGAGCGCTTTGCTCCGCGACCTGAGTAGGTACCTGTTCCGCTGTGGGCTGCACCGGGAGCGAATCGGTCAGGGCCTGCTGGTTGCTCCGTTCACCCTGAAGCAGCCAGGTCTGCCCGTCCAACGTTTCGCCATAGGTCCGACCGACCCGGCACAAGGCGTCCACGTCGCCCTCGGCGCCCGAACGGCACAATGCCTCGAACATGTCGTGCGTCGACGTCTGCCGCGTGACATTTCCATCAGGTCTGTCGGGTGCGCTGACATATGGGCCCCTGTTCTGCATGAGCGTTTCATGCGCCGTCCTGGCTTGATCGACGGTCCGCACTCCCGCGATCCCGTCGACGACCAGGTCGTGGTTCTGCTGAAACGCCATGACGGCGAGGCGCGTGGCGTTGCCGTAAGCGCCATCCGGGCGCACCGCGTAGCCGAGGTCATGCAGTTGCGTCTGGAGTTCACGCACCCGATCCCCACGAGCGCCTTCGCGCAGCGTGGAAGAAGCCGGCGCCTGGTGCGACGCACTCATCGCCATGAGGTCTTCGGTGCCGATGGTCTGGTTACGGATCCCTTCGACGAGTTCGGGCGTGATGACGGTCGACCAGTGATTCACCGCCGCGACGCGCTCGGCGTAGCCATTGCTGCCGCCATTGATGGCCTTGGTCGCCGCGCGTACATCCGAAGGATCGATGTCTCTGCATCGTTCCTTCCAGTAGGCGATGGCGACATCGGCGGAAACGTCGGGATCGCTCGCAAGGTGCGGGTGCTCGACCAGGTCCACGCCCACGAGTCGCCCGAACTTTTCGTAATTGGAGCGTCCGGTCAGCTGGATTACGCCGCGACCGTGAAATCGCCAGCCATCCCCGGGCTCCCGGTTACCAAGCGTGGGGTGGGTGTCGTAAAGGAGGTTTGCGATGGTCTCGGGATCTCGGGTAGCCAGTGCCGCGTCGACCTCCTCGCGGGTGTGTCTGGAGCTAAGGCCTTTGATCTGGCTGAGCGCGCGATCCGCGCTCGAATACATCATGCTTTCGTTCACGCGATGAAAGTTCATCGACTCCACCGAGGCCTGGCCCATGAGATTGGCCAGCTCGGCGGGCGAGGTGATTCCTTTGTCGATCGCGCGCTTCAGCAGTGTCGTCGAGTGTTGGTTGAATGTGCTCAAGGTTCCCTCCGCTCAGAACGTGGTTATGGTGTGTTTGACGAGCAGAGGCCAGAGGCGGTCGGGATCGAGGTCTTCCATCGGAGTGACGGGAAAGTCGCGAGGCGAGACGATTTCGCCATGGGCGGCGCCCAGCGGCGCGTCGGGGTCGGCTGAGCGCTCAACAGGGAAGTCCTGGGTCATCGCATGGACGATCCACCGCTTTCTGGTGCCGTCGTAAGTGAACTCGAACGTGTGATGTTGGCGATGGGTCGCGTTTGCCCAGCGGATGGTGCCGGCGGCGATTTCCAGGTCGTAAATGCCCATCATTTCCTGCGGGCGACTCATGTAAGGGTTGTTGACGCAGTCAACCGCGCTGTCGCTGCGAGCCGTTTCCTTCCACGTGCCCTCGTGATCGGTGAACACGATCAGCTTGCATGGGTTGTTTCCGCCATGACGGGGCTCTTCCACGTAACGTGCGCCGGGGTAGACGGCAACGACGAGCCCTTTCGTGCCGTTGCCGGTCAACTCGCCGGTTTTGAAGGCGAGCACCAGGTCGTCGGGCGCGAGAGCGGCGCGGACGTCGTCGGGGACAGTTGGCAGCGGCGGCGCGGGCAGCGCGAACGGCCGCGTGCTGACGAACAGGGCGGTGGCGACAGCGACGCGAAGCCGCGCCACGTTGCGAGTGACGTTCCTTTTCATGAGGGTGCTTCTTCCTGCGCCTGCCGAAGCAGACGGTTTGATGGGCAGTACGCGTTGGTAGGGGAGGGCGGCGCTCTGGACCGGCTTGCGACGACGAGTCGGCAACTCAGGATCGTCGTTGCATGCCAATCATGGGTTGCCATCGTAGCGGCGTTGGCCGGACGCGACAATGCGTCGTACATAGAACTTTTCTGAAAAATCGTCCGGATTGGGGTTGGCTTCGCATCGACAGCCCGCCACCTTCCGGGTTAGAAGTTCTCTCTTTGCCCGACAGGATCCCCGGATGGCCGTTGACCTCATGCCCACCGATGCCGAACTCATGGCGCTGGCCCAGGAGGTCGCCGCCGCCGCGCAGGAGCGCCGGGTGATGGTCGCGACCGCCGAGTCCTGCACGGGCGGCTGGATCGCCAAGACGCTGACCGACCTGGCCGGCAGTTCCGCGTGGTTCGAAGCCGGCGTCGTGACCTACAGCTATAGCGCGAAAGAGTCGCTGCTCGGGGTCAACCCGCGCACACTGGAGCGGACGGGCGCCGTCAGCGAGGAGACCGTGCTGGAAATGGTGTCCGGTGCATTGGCCCGGTACGGCGCCGGTGTCGCGGTGGCGGTGACCGGCATCGCGGGCCCGTCCGGCGGCACGCCAGACAAACCTGTCGGCACCGTTTGGATCGGCTGGAAGCGCCGCGGGGGCTATGCCCACGCCACGCTTCACCATTTCGATGGTGACCGCGAGGCGGTGCGGCGGCAGACGGTCGCGGCCGCACTTGCTGGAATGACCGCGGAACTGAAGGGCTGAACCGTCCGGGCTATGGCAAACTTGGGGATTGCGGATCGCAGTCCCTGAGACGACGGTCCGGCAAGATACTCACCTACACACGAGACCGGATACCACGATGGACGACAATAAGCGCAAGGCGCTGGCGAGTGCCCTCGGCCAGATTGAAAAGCAGTTCGGCAAGGGTGCGGTCATGCGTCTGGGCGACCGTGTCGACGACAACATCGATACCGTGTCCACCGGCTCGCTCGGCCTCGATATCGCCCTGGGCATCGGCGGCCTGCCGCGTGGCCGTGTCGTCGAAATCTATGGCCCGGAATCCTCCGGTAAGACGACCCTGACCCTGCAGGCCATCGCGTCCTGCCAGCGCAACGGCGGCACGGCGGCCTTCGTCGACGCCGAGCACGCGCTCGATCCGAGCTACGCCGAGAAGCTGGGCGTCAACGTCGCCGATCTCCTCGTCAGCCAGCCGGATACCGGTGAGCAGGCGCTCGAAATCGCCGACATGCTGGTTCGCTCGGGCGCCGTGGACATGGTCGTGGTCGATTCGGTGGCCGCGCTGACCCCCAAGGCGGAAATCGAGGGCGAAATGGGCGACTCCCACGTCGGCCTGCACGCCCGTCTGATGAGCCAGGCCCTGCGTAAGCTCACGGCCAACATCAAGAAGACCAACTGCCTCGTCATCTTCATCAACCAGATCCGTATGAAGATCGGCGTGATGTTCGGCAGCCCGGAAACCACCACCGGTGGTAACGCGCTGAAGTTCTACGCCTCGGTTCGTCTGGACATTCGCCGTATCGGCGCGGTCAAGAAGGGTGACGAAGTCATCGGTTCGGAGACCCGCGTCAAGGTCGTCAAGAACAAGGTGGCTCCGCCGTTCCGCCAGGCCGAGTTCGAGATCCTCTACGGCGAGGGCACCTCGCGCGAAGGCGAGATCATCGAGCTGGGCGTGCGGGAGAACCTGATCGACAAGTCGGGCGCCTGGTATAGCTACAAGGGCGATCGCATCGGCCAGGGCAAGGAAAACGTCCGCCAGTTCCTGCGCGACAACCCGGCCATGGCCAACGAAGTCGACGCGGAACTGCGCGCGCGCCTGCTGGTCAAGGCCGGTCCGAAGTCCGAAGCCTCGACCGAGGCCGACGAGCTTGAGGAAGTCTGATAAAGGCGCGGGGAAGGGCGACGGCAAGGCCGATCGCCCCACCCGTACCGCGTACGACAAGGCGCTTGGGCTGCTTGCCCGGCGCGAACACTCCCGCCGCGAACTCAGGCAGAAGCTTGATCGCGGCGGTTTTACGCGTGACGAGTCGACTGCCGCCGTCGAGCGGCTGGGCGACCAGGGGTACCAGGACGACGATCGCTTCGCCGCCTCGTTGTTTCGCAGTCGGGCCGGGCAGGGCTACGGGCCGGCACGGATCCGGGCCGAACTTCGCAGTCAGGGCGTCAGCGATGCCACGATCCGCCAGTTGATGGAGGAAACGGACATCGATTGGGACGATCTGGCCGCCGGTCAGCTGCGTCGGCGCTATGGCGGATCCTCGGCCGACCCCGCTGAACGGGCGCGGCGGGCGCAATTCCTCTTGCGTCGCGGCTTCGCCGCCGCCACAGTACGTGGTCTAACCCACGCCGATGCGGAAGACGCCGACGACGATTGAAGGCAACGAGCCTTGATTCTGGACGGGGCGTCGACGTAACGCGTCTCGCAGCTTCCAAGCCACGATCGCTCATGAAAACCGCCGAAATCCGTTCGACCTTCCTCGAATTCTTCCGTTCCAAGGACCACACCATCGTGCCTTCGGCATCGCTGGTGCCGTCGAACGACCCCACGTTGCTGTTCACGAACTCGGGCATGGTGCCGTTCAAGAACGTGTTCCTCGGCAGCGAAAAGCCAGGCTACGTCCGTGCGGCCGACGTCCAGCGCTGCCTGCGGGCGGGCGGCAAGCACAACGACCTCGACGCGGTGGGCTACACCGCCCGCCACCACACCTTCTTCGAAATGCTGGGCAACTGGTCGTTCGGCGACTACTTCAAGCGCGACGCCATCCGCTTCGCCTGGGAGCTGCTCACCGACGTCTACAAGCTGCCGGCCGAGCGCCTCTGGGTCACCGTGTACCACACGGACGACGAGGCCTTCGATATCTGGAACAAGGAGGTCGGTGTCC from Luteibacter mycovicinus includes:
- a CDS encoding regulatory protein RecX, which produces MRKSDKGAGKGDGKADRPTRTAYDKALGLLARREHSRRELRQKLDRGGFTRDESTAAVERLGDQGYQDDDRFAASLFRSRAGQGYGPARIRAELRSQGVSDATIRQLMEETDIDWDDLAAGQLRRRYGGSSADPAERARRAQFLLRRGFAAATVRGLTHADAEDADDD
- a CDS encoding virB8 family protein; amino-acid sequence: MRNKKESPKIDAAVAKSVDFEIAVGDLARRSERRAWMVAFASIIMSLILLGGYFYMLPLKEKVPYIVMADANSGLSSVAQLTDDVFSRRVTASEAVNRSNIAHFILARESFDVAIINMRDWATVLTMSSPSVAQVYVNLHAQSNPDAPFKTYGRERAIRVKILSIVLIGGGNGATPKGATVRFQRSVFNKQTGVTVPLDSKIATMEFTYKPNLKMDDQYRVENPLGFQVTTYRVDNDYAEGPPPEVPATQDPSAAPTGAPSTAPETSGAPSAIPQGAQAAPLSAPPIPESAAPVAPQAVPQNAANGGRR
- the recA gene encoding recombinase RecA, whose protein sequence is MDDNKRKALASALGQIEKQFGKGAVMRLGDRVDDNIDTVSTGSLGLDIALGIGGLPRGRVVEIYGPESSGKTTLTLQAIASCQRNGGTAAFVDAEHALDPSYAEKLGVNVADLLVSQPDTGEQALEIADMLVRSGAVDMVVVDSVAALTPKAEIEGEMGDSHVGLHARLMSQALRKLTANIKKTNCLVIFINQIRMKIGVMFGSPETTTGGNALKFYASVRLDIRRIGAVKKGDEVIGSETRVKVVKNKVAPPFRQAEFEILYGEGTSREGEIIELGVRENLIDKSGAWYSYKGDRIGQGKENVRQFLRDNPAMANEVDAELRARLLVKAGPKSEASTEADELEEV
- a CDS encoding peptidoglycan-binding protein is translated as MSTFNQHSTTLLKRAIDKGITSPAELANLMGQASVESMNFHRVNESMMYSSADRALSQIKGLSSRHTREEVDAALATRDPETIANLLYDTHPTLGNREPGDGWRFHGRGVIQLTGRSNYEKFGRLVGVDLVEHPHLASDPDVSADVAIAYWKERCRDIDPSDVRAATKAINGGSNGYAERVAAVNHWSTVITPELVEGIRNQTIGTEDLMAMSASHQAPASSTLREGARGDRVRELQTQLHDLGYAVRPDGAYGNATRLAVMAFQQNHDLVVDGIAGVRTVDQARTAHETLMQNRGPYVSAPDRPDGNVTRQTSTHDMFEALCRSGAEGDVDALCRVGRTYGETLDGQTWLLQGERSNQQALTDSLPVQPTAEQVPTQVAEQSAPAMAL
- a CDS encoding TrbG/VirB9 family P-type conjugative transfer protein, translating into MKGSSTLRLAMLTCLAITSLAGAVSAQVVTPQVVTPYEYQPDHIYTVRTGLGITTQIELNPNEKVLDFSTGFSSGWELTRRDNVFYIKPKNVDVDTNMMIRTATHSYIFELKVVATDWKTLEQARRAGVQYKVTFTYPSDTSFIAETKKVSETPELDTSLVKGRDYNFDYDYAKTRKTAPWIVPVNVYDDGRFTYIKMPDLKQFPTGNFPTVYMREKEHGEDQVVNTTVEGNTLVVHGTYNYLVIRHDSNVVGLRRNTKK
- a CDS encoding CinA family protein encodes the protein MAVDLMPTDAELMALAQEVAAAAQERRVMVATAESCTGGWIAKTLTDLAGSSAWFEAGVVTYSYSAKESLLGVNPRTLERTGAVSEETVLEMVSGALARYGAGVAVAVTGIAGPSGGTPDKPVGTVWIGWKRRGGYAHATLHHFDGDREAVRRQTVAAALAGMTAELKG